From Plasmodium malariae genome assembly, chromosome: 8:
GTTATCATCATTCAAACATCGATAGAGGTGTGCTTTCATCATTCACCccttttttccccttttcaTTTTGCCACACCCATACATTTAGCATATTTCATCCATTAGGTCGctattatattatgattttagcattattattatttgagtaatattatataagtactgttattattttatcattattttctttttttttttcccatctTTGTTAGTTCATTGAAATTACACaaagagaataaaataaaagaaatagacAGCATAATGCAGAAAAAGAGTTATAAACATttcaaaaagaaattaagaGCTTGGTCGTCGTCAGAAAGCGAAAAGGGCGAAGAGGATTAGATGGCTGAAGGGGTAATACGGAAAGGTagaatatgtaaaaaatggaaaatagggaaaaaagaaaagtatgCGAATTCTGCTTCATTGACACTGTAAAAGAATCGTCTTAGTCTTTTCAATGAACAGCATTTACATTTtacgagaaaaaaaaaaaaaaaaaaaatgttttcttCACTTGAACTCGGTTATATTCATCGAGCATAATACTTATAGGTAGtgtctatatatttttgttttttcattgtaCATTGTATGAAATGAACAAATGCATGTGAATGTATGTGAGTGACTGCAAATGTGTGTACAATTTATTTAAGCAAAAAGGGAGGGGGTGTACATAAAACGATCAATATTAACGAAGGAACAGGGGTAACGCAACGGGGGTGAAGGAGCGAGGATGAAGGAAATATCTTGTTCCCATTTTCGACTGTATAATCTTTGTACATTTcataaaaagataattttactttttttaagacaaattataaaatatattacagttaagttgatatatttaaaaataaaatgaattaaaaaaaaaaaaaaaaaaaaaaaaaaaaatacaaaaaaaaaatgtagtaTATATGAGGGTAAATGTTATTACATacacaataatatataatgaaaacataataatatacgtTACACACATAAAtgacgtatatatacatgcatagaTATTGTACGTTGCACCTGCAAAAAGGCACACTTATTTTAAGAGGGTAAACTGATTAGTACGTCAGTGGTTATTTATGTGTTAATTATACTTAAATTATTGTGTAATACTTATAGACAACTCTCAAAGAAAAGTAGACTACTCCCTTATTTCTTGAAAGGAATTTTAAATACTTAAATCCTAAACCACTGAAATTAATTagcttaaaatatatttgttcttctttatattttttatttaactcTTTGATATGTATTTCAACAGTTCCGATAACGCTCTTAGTTATTATGTAGCTGTATATCTTACACATAATATAATGGACAAATGCAATTATGAATGTACAGGCAAATATGAATGAGACAGGTATATCGTTCTGGGTGTtgtaaaatatgaacaatcCGATAGTACAAAGTACCATAACTAAGTAGGAGAAGgatgaaatgaaaaacacCGAATACCTATTGAAAAAGTGAAGAGAGGGAAGAAGAGGAATATGAAGAGGAAAGATAGGAATAGGAAGAAAGGAAATTTTATGATCatttgtatgtgtgtgtatagtTGCTGGATGCGATGGTCCCGCGATACgtcatatgtatgtatgtacatgtatttacTGTTAAAAAAACTACTTGTTTACATGTACGCCAAAAGTAAGCATAAACTGCAAAGGggtactttttatttttttaatgaagatGAATTTAGTGTGTACATGTATaggtatgtatatgcatgcaCACGATCATATCACGTAAAACATCAGCCTATAATGTaacatttaaaagaaaaaaaaaaaaaaaaaaattatataatatatgtaatttgtataactaatataatttatgtatctTTTATAATTCACGTAACGTTTATAATTTACgtaaattttgtaatttatttaaccATGGTACCCTAGATTTCATCAACACGTTCAattcttctatttctttttgcatattttcatgtgaatataaatatctgGAATCGTTAGACCAAGGATTCaatttatacgtatatgttaATAAGGACACTAGCATTGGGATGTCCGTATATTCAAAAACTGCTAGGTCTACTTCAGGTTTTGCTAAGTCGGTGTTTAGCATATTGTTCTTAAGGAGGCATTagactttttaaaatatgcaaaacTTTGAGACTCTTTATTTGCTAATCGATTTATCAGATGTTAATTTAATTgcttttatatgtaaagtGTTAATATACCTACTTATTAATCTATGTGCCCATTTATTTATGTgcttattttgattttttttttttttttttttttttttttaacatgtaaatatgcataaactgagcattttcaaatttttcttttcatgaaaaacaaaagaacatACAAAAACAGAATTAGCTTAAAACTGAAAAGAGTAAAAATGCTTTCTTTACGCTTTTAATAAAGAGGAGTCTGCATAAATATGTGCTCGTACAACTCTATGTCTACGTGCGTGTTACTATGTACACCTGTATGtttatacgtatgtatgtgaatatatatatatatatatatatatatatatatatatatacatataattatcttTTCGCCTAATTTATGTTCCCCGTTAGCTTactatttcgtttttttcgttttttactttttgcttaattttaattatcgcaaatggaaaatattacaaaataaccTTGCACGTTAATAAAATTCTGGTCATTATTATGAACgttcacattttttataaagaaaaaaaaaaaaaaaaaaaaaaaaaaaaatttggtaCATCCTTATGGCTAGTTTCCTCAACATAATCAcctaaaaatacattaatttaataaatcacAAATTTGGACacgaaaaacaaaaatacattaaagcCTATGCAATATATGCtttcaattttatatacacaataaaagtagaaataaacatttgggaaattttttcttatttctcATTTTCAACTCAGTTTTGCAAATTTGTTTTCAAGTTAAATTTTATCCTTAATGTAACAATGTGAagtaacgaaaaaaaaaaaaataaaaatataaaaaaaaattgaacatcttacgaaaaaaaatatgcacaacaaggtaaattatttaaaagtttGAATGAGGGAAGttacaaaaatgtatatgcAGTTACTCGGTACTTTAAGCTGATTAAATGAATCAAAAGGTAAAAGAAAAGGGTagcatataaacaaataaatatacatatatatatatatatatatatgtgtgtatatatttttttttatcataacgCGAAACGAAGGCCCGTCACATATTTGCCCGCAAGTAGGTGTGCGTCACAGGTACCCTGTAGATATTGGACGTTAGCGATTTAGACCTTTCGAGCATTTTTGCATAATTATCTCTCATTGTGGTACGGTCGCTTTTTAAGCTATTCGAACTATTTACATAATTCCTACTAGTATTGCTatttaaatcatttatatCTAGTGCTCtcgaatatttatttgtgtaCATATTCAAATTCGATTCAACGGATTTATGCACATTTCGTGAGAAGTTACTAAGGTTATCTGTATTTAATGGTGTACTAGAATTGTTATTTCGTTCAGACATAGggtaattcatatatttattatcacttaaataattttcccttaaataattaattttcgATTTTGGAGGAAAATGGTTATTATCAAAATCACCTACTACATTGAAGGAGTCTTCCTCTAACATGTTCTGTTTATTTGCACTACTTATAATAAAactactgttattatttgtGTCTGATGTATAATTCTTTCTTTGACCTAATGTACTATATTTGTTTAGTGACATATCACTGTTATAATTATGTGAAtttctattaataaatttttcaataCTTGGTTTTTCATACGATTTTCTTTTGCTAAATAATAACTCTCTTTGTTGAACATTTGGACTTAGAAGTATAGAGCTCATTCTTCTAGCAGCATAATCATTACGTGCCatagaattttttaaatgattattgacaatttctttttctgctTTATCTATATTTGCTAGTACATTACTGTTCCATGTactgattttatttttatcaaatataGTATTGTTTGGTGAGCGGTCTTTTTTTAACCCTATGTTGTATATGGAGTTGTATGCGGcaccattattattattatgatcaCTGTTAATTCCACTAACATGATTaccaataatattatttccaCTCATATTATTACCATCATCATTACTGTTGTTACTGTTTATGCCTACTTTAAATTCTGCGTTGTTGCCATCATAACTCATTTCATCCTTGTTTaataagtttttatttttttcatcataattATAGTTCATATTGCTGTATTCAGAAACATCTGatctaattttattattgccACGCGCATCGTATAAACCTTTCctgttcataatatattcattactAATTCTATTTGTAAAATGGTGAGCAGTACCAATTATGGTACTCCTGTGATTGTTTTCATATAGGTCTTCTTCGTCTGTTTTTTCATAGTGTGTTTTTCTATTCAAGTAGTTCATTTTCATTCGATCGTTGAATATGTTTTTCTCACCCGAGTCGTAATGAGACACGTTATCACAGCTGCTCCTCCTCTGGTGATAcgtattactattatttttaacgtTGCTGTTTAGATTGCTGCTGACGCTAGTAGAGGAGTTCTTGCAAATATTGTGCTTCATTCCAtggttattattattgctccCGTTGCTGTAAACGTTTACATCGCCATTCACATTTTCGACGCTATTACACTGGGTACTGTTTGTGCCCTCCTTTGCATAGTAGTGCAAGTTACTTCCATTCGTATTTCCGTTACGAGCGGTGCTATTGTTGTTGTTTAAGTGGGCTCTGTACCTGTAACTGTAACTGTCGTACACATTAGGCAGAGTGGTACTGtgtcttttttcattttttaagttcacataattttcataattattaatattattatcatcatataAGTCCTTGTTTAAAATGCTTCTATCACGATCtaagtatttattttgtttcatatTATAGTACATATCGTTTTCACCCAAAATGGAACTAAACTTATCAGATTCATCATTCGTGCCAATACCATTGTAATGCAGTAGAGCATCCCTTTTTAAGTGATCCTCTGAATAAGAAAGTAATTTACGAATTTTTCcctcataatttttaatttgattatttatatcattcattatttctaaatttatGTTCATAACACTTCTCTTgtcatttaaattaaatgtacTGTCATTTGTAATTAATCCTTTCTGAGAATATTCATAATACATTTGTTCTGCTAATTCtaagatataatttttatttctgctCTCATTAATTACTATTTGTTCATccactttttttaatgttgACAATGCTAATATAATGTCATTCGTATCgatatctttatatatatcattatttatgttttttatttgacTTCCTAAAAGTGCCATTAtgctataattatttttcatattacttatttcattaaaatctATACTATCGTTTTGAAACTTATGCTTATCAACTAATAAAGACAACACGTTGCTAATTTTGTACTTTTCGTATATTCTTCCATGGTAGTAATTTAGCTTAagcattttcatttttttgaagaatttcgcttattttaaaatatttcgcgttttttgaagaatttcccttttttttttttttattttattttttattatttcctatGTTTTACCGTTTTTATGAACTGTACAGGTGGTGGAAGCATTTACTCAAATGTgcgttcataaaaaaaaaaaaattcatccGCGATAACATGTACGCATTTACATATTCTTGATAAAAAAACTGGGAAACTGTGCTAACTgaaactaataaaaaaaaaaatttccaacATCAAAAAATGCGCAAAAGAAGCATATTGCGTATTCAAGcctatacacacatataagTAAACATAAACGTATACCTGCACATAAACGTATACCTACACATACGTATAAGTGTACGTATACACACACTAGCGCACATATACCTTACGCGTTTGAAATAGttgaataaattttaattgaaGCAAACGAAAATTCATAAATGgtaaaggagaaaaaaaaaaaaaaaaaaatacttctCACAAACACGTATGCACATGTGCATAATACATGCACATTTTATATGCCTATTGTATTGTGCTACGTTTTTGTATTTCCGTAGCATTCTATTTTCCCTATGTTACTcataaaatgtttattttaaaacgaaaataaactgcatgcattttttttgttcttttcttGCTCGATGTATTTCAAAAGAAGAGATACACATTTTTCAAGGTTTCCCCTTTCTGCGTACGTTTAATGGATAAGTACGAACGTTTTTTTTGAGAATTTCAGATAGCGAAGcggcaaaaaaataaaaagaaaaaaatgtagcTGGTAAAACGTAAATAACAAAACGTAAATGGTAAAacgtaaaaattaaagtacATAAATAGGACACGTACGGATGCGCAAATACGCAgaaggaataaaaaagtatatggAGAAAAGTAAGCTACTAAAGtttgcatttttaaaaaaatattagcaaAACAGATCACAACTAAAAGTGTATTACTTCAATAATTgttccattattataatattaaaaaatgttaatttgttatttactcattttgtgacatttaaaataataaaaaaaatatatatatatatatatacatagcaTACATaggaatttaaaaaaaaaaaacaggactatttcaaaatataaaattaaaataaaagaaaagtacgtagcaataataatgaagagaaaaaaaaaagaaaaaaaattatgaacggTAGCTAAAATTGtcatataatgaatatacttataattgtaaaaagaaataaaaaaattatgaacacttaataattttaatttttctctacctttttttattaatggtgcataataatttattaaactaAATGAACAGCGCGATATGTGCATAAATAAGTGTATTGATGAGTTTACGTattgctatatatatatatatatatatatatatatatatatatatatatatatatatatatatatatatatatatattgtatatacgTGTGAATGTGATTCCCGCGTATGTGCATGTGTGCAACGCATGCTCGCTCGTACAAAATTCCGCTATATTTTACTTAGCTCATACTGCTCATAATCATCGCTTGCTGAAAAATACGTGCTTGAGAGCTGAACATACTTAGGTGCGTTTCtgtttttcataaaaaagttgTTATATAACTTTCGCTTGTTTTTGTACGCtctgtatataaataataaaactaaaaaaacagcatataataatatggcTGCAACCAATgcttttttcccattttctCGGTGCGCTTTACTTAATAGTAAGCTCtcttcatttaaattaatcATAAGAAATGTTATTGAAAGAAAAGCAACACTTGCTGCGTCAAGcaaaataagtatattaaGAAACATGCTCATTTTATCTCTGTTTTGAAGCCACGTGCGGATTTAAAGCCTTCTctctctatatatatatattttttttttttattatattttgtattattattctttcttatttttcgtattattattctttcttatttttcgtattattattctttcttatttttcgtattattattctttcttcttatttttctaagtgtatatatatattttttgtatgatAATGCTTATATACAA
This genomic window contains:
- the PmUG01_08045400 gene encoding conserved Plasmodium protein, unknown function, which codes for MSMFLNILILLDAASVAFLSITFLMINLNEESLLLSKAHRENGKKALVAAILLYAVFLVLLFIYRAYKNKRKLYNNFFMKNRNAPKYVQLSSTYFSASDDYEQYELSKI
- the PmUG01_08045200 gene encoding conserved Plasmodium protein, unknown function, with product MLNTDLAKPEVDLAVFEYTDIPMLVSLLTYTYKLNPWSNDSRYLYSHENMQKEIEELNVLMKSRVPWYSVFFISSFSYLVMVLCTIGLFIFYNTQNDIPVSFIFACTFIIAFVHYIMCKIYSYIITKSVIGTVEIHIKELNKKYKEEQIYFKLINFSGLGFKYLKFLSRNKGVVYFSLRVVYKYYTII
- the PmUG01_08045300 gene encoding conserved Plasmodium protein, unknown function, which produces MKMLKLNYYHGRIYEKYKISNVLSLLVDKHKFQNDSIDFNEISNMKNNYSIMALLGSQIKNINNDIYKDIDTNDIILALSTLKKVDEQIVINESRNKNYILELAEQMYYEYSQKGLITNDSTFNLNDKRSVMNINLEIMNDINNQIKNYEGKIRKLLSYSEDHLKRDALLHYNGIGTNDESDKFSSILGENDMYYNMKQNKYLDRDRSILNKDLYDDNNINNYENYVNLKNEKRHSTTLPNVYDSYSYRYRAHLNNNNSTARNGNTNGSNLHYYAKEGTNSTQCNSVENVNGDVNVYSNGSNNNNHGMKHNICKNSSTSVSSNLNSNVKNNSNTYHQRRSSCDNVSHYDSGEKNIFNDRMKMNYLNRKTHYEKTDEEDLYENNHRSTIIGTAHHFTNRISNEYIMNRKGLYDARGNNKIRSDVSEYSNMNYNYDEKNKNLLNKDEMSYDGNNAEFKVGINSNNSNDDGNNMSGNNIIGNHVSGINSDHNNNNGAAYNSIYNIGLKKDRSPNNTIFDKNKISTWNSNVLANIDKAEKEIVNNHLKNSMARNDYAARRMSSILLSPNVQQRELLFSKRKSYEKPSIEKFINRNSHNYNSDMSLNKYSTLGQRKNYTSDTNNNSSFIISSANKQNMLEEDSFNVVGDFDNNHFPPKSKINYLRENYLSDNKYMNYPMSERNNNSSTPLNTDNLSNFSRNVHKSVESNLNMYTNKYSRALDINDLNSNTSRNYVNSSNSLKSDRTTMRDNYAKMLERSKSLTSNIYRVPVTHTYLRANM